A single Pseudomonas sp. MM223 DNA region contains:
- the acnA gene encoding Aconitate hydratase A (*Name acnA), protein MPSLDSLNTLKPLQVGSQTYHYFSLTEAARQLGDLQRLPMSLKVLLENLLRWEDGHTVTGDDLRALAQWLGERRSDREIQYRPARVLMQDFTGVPAVVDLAAMRAAMAKAGGDPQRINPLSPVDLVIDHSVMVDHYGTPQAFGENVDIEMQRNGERYAFLRWGQSAFDNFRVVPPGTGICHQVNLEYLGRTVWTREADGRTYAFPDTLVGTDSHTTMINGLGVLGWGVGGIEAEAAMLGQPVSMLIPEVIGFKLTGKLREGITATDLVLTVTQMLRKKGVVGKFVEFYGDGLAELPLADRATIANMAPEYGATCGFFPVDEVTLDYLRLSGRPDATVQLVEQYCKAQGLWRLPGQEPLFSDSLALDMSEVEASLAGPKRPQDRVALGQVSQAFDHFIELQPRPLAKEVGRLESEGGGGVAVGNADQAGEIDYSHEGQTHTLRDGAVVIAAITSCTNTSNPSVMMAAGLVAKKALEKGLQRKPWVKSSLAPGSKVVTEYFEAAGLTPYLDQLGFDLVGYGCTTCIGNSGPLDEAIEKAIGSADLTVASVLSGNRNFEGRVHPLVKTNWLASPPLVVAYALAGSVRVDLTRDPLGTGKDGQPVYLHDIWPSQQEIAAAVAKVNTAMFHKEYAEVFAGDAQWQAIEVPQAATYVWQADSTYIQHPPFFDDIGGPPPQIADIHGARVLALLGDSVTTDHISPAGNIKADSPAGRYLREQGVEPRDFNSYGSRRGNHEVMMRGTFANIRIRNEMLGGEEGGNTLHVPTGEKLSIYDAAMRYQQEGTPLVVIAGQEYGTGSSRDWAAKGTNLLGIKAVLAESFERIHRSNLVGMGVLPLQFKAGHDRKQLGLTGKERIDVLGLDGAHIRPGMSLPLRITREDGQQEQIEVLCRIDTLNEVEYFKAGGILHYVLRQLIAG, encoded by the coding sequence ATGCCCTCGCTCGATAGCCTGAACACCCTCAAGCCCCTCCAGGTCGGGAGCCAGACCTACCATTACTTCAGCCTCACCGAGGCCGCCCGCCAGCTGGGTGACCTGCAACGCCTGCCCATGTCGCTGAAGGTGCTGCTGGAAAACCTGCTGCGCTGGGAGGACGGCCATACCGTCACCGGCGACGACTTGCGCGCCCTCGCCCAGTGGCTGGGCGAGCGGCGCTCTGACCGCGAGATCCAGTACCGCCCGGCGCGCGTGCTGATGCAGGACTTCACTGGCGTGCCGGCCGTGGTCGACCTGGCCGCCATGCGTGCGGCAATGGCCAAGGCCGGTGGCGACCCGCAGCGGATCAACCCGTTGTCACCGGTGGACCTGGTGATCGACCACTCGGTAATGGTCGACCATTACGGCACGCCGCAGGCCTTTGGCGAGAACGTGGATATCGAAATGCAGCGCAACGGCGAGCGCTATGCCTTCCTGCGCTGGGGCCAAAGCGCCTTCGACAACTTCCGCGTAGTGCCACCGGGCACCGGCATCTGCCACCAGGTCAACCTGGAATACCTGGGCCGCACGGTATGGACCCGCGAAGCCGATGGCCGCACCTACGCCTTCCCCGACACCCTGGTCGGTACCGACTCGCACACCACCATGATCAATGGCCTGGGCGTGCTCGGCTGGGGTGTCGGCGGCATCGAGGCAGAGGCGGCCATGCTCGGCCAGCCCGTGTCGATGCTGATCCCCGAGGTAATCGGCTTCAAACTGACCGGCAAGCTGCGCGAAGGCATCACCGCCACCGACCTGGTGCTGACAGTAACGCAGATGCTGCGCAAGAAGGGTGTGGTGGGCAAGTTCGTCGAGTTCTATGGCGACGGCCTGGCCGAACTGCCCCTGGCTGACCGTGCGACCATCGCCAACATGGCACCGGAGTATGGCGCAACCTGTGGCTTCTTCCCGGTTGACGAAGTAACCCTGGATTACCTGCGCCTGTCGGGCCGACCGGACGCGACTGTGCAGTTGGTCGAGCAGTACTGCAAGGCCCAGGGCTTGTGGCGCCTGCCCGGGCAGGAGCCGTTGTTCAGCGACAGCCTGGCACTGGACATGAGCGAGGTCGAAGCCAGCCTGGCCGGGCCCAAGCGGCCGCAGGACCGCGTGGCGCTGGGGCAGGTCAGCCAGGCCTTTGACCATTTCATCGAACTGCAGCCCAGGCCGCTGGCGAAAGAAGTCGGCCGCCTGGAAAGCGAGGGCGGTGGTGGCGTAGCGGTGGGCAACGCCGACCAGGCTGGCGAGATCGACTACAGCCATGAAGGCCAGACTCACACCCTGCGCGATGGCGCCGTGGTGATTGCCGCGATCACCTCGTGCACCAACACCTCCAACCCCAGTGTGATGATGGCTGCCGGGCTGGTGGCGAAAAAGGCCCTGGAAAAAGGCCTGCAACGCAAACCCTGGGTCAAGAGCTCGCTGGCGCCGGGCTCGAAAGTAGTCACCGAATACTTCGAGGCAGCCGGGCTCACCCCCTACCTCGATCAACTGGGCTTTGACCTGGTCGGCTATGGCTGCACCACCTGCATCGGCAACTCCGGCCCGCTGGACGAAGCGATCGAGAAAGCCATCGGCAGTGCTGACCTCACCGTGGCCTCGGTGCTGTCGGGCAACCGCAACTTCGAAGGCCGCGTGCACCCGCTGGTCAAGACCAACTGGCTGGCCTCGCCACCGTTGGTGGTGGCTTACGCACTGGCCGGCAGCGTGCGCGTGGACCTGACCCGCGACCCGCTGGGCACCGGCAAGGACGGCCAACCGGTGTACCTGCACGATATCTGGCCCAGCCAGCAGGAAATTGCTGCGGCCGTGGCCAAGGTCAATACCGCGATGTTTCACAAGGAATACGCCGAAGTGTTTGCCGGCGATGCGCAGTGGCAGGCCATTGAGGTGCCGCAGGCGGCTACTTACGTGTGGCAGGCCGACTCTACCTACATCCAGCACCCGCCGTTCTTCGACGACATCGGCGGCCCACCACCACAAATCGCCGACATTCACGGCGCGCGGGTACTGGCGCTGCTGGGCGACTCGGTGACCACCGACCACATCTCACCAGCCGGCAACATCAAGGCCGACAGCCCCGCCGGGCGCTATCTGCGTGAACAAGGGGTGGAGCCACGCGACTTCAACTCCTACGGCTCGCGGCGTGGCAACCATGAAGTGATGATGCGTGGCACCTTCGCCAACATCCGTATCCGCAACGAAATGCTGGGGGGTGAAGAAGGCGGCAACACCTTGCACGTGCCCACCGGTGAAAAGCTGTCGATCTACGACGCGGCCATGCGCTACCAGCAAGAAGGCACCCCACTGGTGGTAATCGCCGGCCAGGAATATGGCACCGGCTCGAGCCGCGACTGGGCGGCCAAGGGCACCAACCTGCTGGGCATCAAGGCAGTGCTGGCGGAAAGTTTCGAGCGTATTCACCGCTCCAACCTGGTGGGTATGGGTGTGCTGCCGTTGCAGTTCAAGGCCGGCCACGACCGCAAGCAGCTGGGGCTGACCGGCAAGGAGCGGATCGATGTGCTGGGGTTGGATGGCGCCCATATCCGCCCGGGCATGAGCCTGCCTTTGCGCATTACCCGTGAAGACGGGCAACAGGAACAGATCGAAGTGTTGTGCCGGATCGATACCCTCAATGAAGTGGAGTATTTCAAGGCGGGAGGCATTTTGCATTATGTGTTGCGCCAGCTGATCGCTGGCTGA